A stretch of the Malus domestica chromosome 08, GDT2T_hap1 genome encodes the following:
- the LOC139198080 gene encoding uncharacterized protein has translation MAPKPSNLSNKGKNVSNSIPTNDFPLNVLFPSRFKHTKKEEAEKDILETFRKVQVNIPLLDAMKQVPRYAKFLKELCTTRKKISTKEVVKGVLEDVLVQVNHLILLADFYVLEIDESDHAPSLPILLGRPFMKTARTKIDVFNGTLTMEFDGEVINFNLSDSMKYPSENHSCFAIDVIDSLAQDHFDKLNNDALELVIARGMDKQNVEATTMETHGMHGHSFAVPPSDEVIEMVAALESLQSQTGKFLDPILSSVSANKMLPSVVQPPTLELKPLPSHLRYGFLGEDETLPVIISSSLTAQEESKLVRVLKEYKTAIG, from the exons ATGGctcctaagccatccaatctgtccaataagggtaagaacgTGTCCAATTCAATTCCTactaatgattttcctttgaatgttctttttcctagtaggttcaagcacacaaagaaagaggaagctgaaaaggacattctagagacatttaggaaagttcaagtcaatatccctcTTTTGGATGCAATGAAGCAAGTACCAAGGTATGCTAAatttttgaaagaactttgcaccactaggaagaaGATTTCGACCAAGGAGGTTGTAAAG ggagttttggaagatgttttagtgcaggttaatcatttgatccttctggcggatttctacgtgctcgAGATAGACGAGTCAGACCATGCCCCTTCGTTGCCCAtcctacttggaaggccattcatgaaaactgctCGTACAAAGATTGATGTATTTAATGGCACTTTGAcaatggaattcgatggggaagttattaatttcaatctttctgattctatgaaATATCCTAGTGAgaatcattcatgttttgctattgatgtaattgactctttggcgcaggaccattttgacaaattgaacaatgatgcacttgaattggttattgcacgaggaatggacaAGCAAAACGTTGAAGCAACCACCATggaaacccacggcatgcatggACACTCAtttgccgtgccccctagtgatgaggtcattgagatggtggctgcccttgagtcattgcAATCACAAACTggtaagtttttggacccaattttaaGTTCAGTTTCGGCTAATAAGATGCTTCCTTCAGTTGTGCAGCCACCcacacttgaacttaagccattgccTAGTCACTTAAGGTATGGTTTCTTGGGAGAGGATGAGACATTGCCTGTCATCATTTCATCCTCACTCACAGCACAAGAGGAGAGTAAATTAGTGAGGGTGCTAAAGGAGTACAAAACGGCAATTGGATAG
- the LOC103450645 gene encoding lysM domain-containing GPI-anchored protein 1-like, translating into MAIQKPFCKTQFSVFLLVLANVAVFVTSKSTIEPCSNADSCNALLGYTVYTELKVSEVASLFQVDPIALLTANAIDISYPDVENHILPSQLFLKVPIICSCVDGIRKSVSTHYKTRSSDTLASIADSVYSGLVSDDQIREANSISDPSVLDVGQTLVVPLPCTCFNGTDNSLPAIYLSYVVNPEDTLAGIAARYSTTLTDLMNVNAMGNTAIKAADILAVPLPACASNFPKSAQDYGLIVPNGSYAITASHCLQCSCGPGSLNLYCQPASLAVSCSSMQCRNSNLMVGNVTVQQSGGGCNVTSCNYGGFVNGSIVSTLSTSLQPRCPGPQKFPPLIAPPTSVIRDTMFAPAPAPESDGSIGGIPKSPSVLPGVLPAGLPPIGSPAGIASDACSLINPLGNFPTAVLLLLYVKFLIAIL; encoded by the exons ATGGCGATTCAAAAACCCTTTTGCAAAACCCAATTCTCCGTTTTTCTGCTAGTCCTAGCCAATGTGGCTGTTTTTGTCACCTCCAAGTCGACAATCGAGCCCTGCTCGAACGCCGACTCGTGCAATGCCTTGCTCGGCTACACCGTCTACACCGAGCTCAAGGTCTCAGAGGTCGCCTCCCTCTTCCAGGTTGACCCAATTGCTCTCCTCACCGCCAATGCCATCGACATTTCGTACCCCGACGTCGAAAACCACATCCTCCCCTCCCAGCTCTTCCTCAAAGTCCCGATCATCTGCTCCTGCGTCGACGGGATTCGAAAGTCAGTGTCTACCCACTACAAGACCCGGTCTTCCGACACGCTGGCCTCCATTGCTGATTCGGTGTACTCTGGCTTGGTATCGGATGACCAGATTCGGGAGGCCAATTCGATTTCGGACCCTTCTGTGCTCGACGTGGGGCAAACCCTTGTGGTGCCTCTGCCCTGCACTTGCTTCAATGGGACTGATAATTCGCTGCCGGCTATCTACTTGTCTTATGTGGTGAACCCGGAGGACACACTGGCGGGGATTGCCGCCCGGTACTCGACTACCCTGACCGATTTGATGAATGTGAATGCCATGGGGAACACAGCTATTAAGGCTGCTGATATACTTGCAGTGCCACTGCCAG CTTGTGCATCAAACTTTCCTAAATCTGCTCAAGACTATGGCTTGATCGTGCCCAATGGTAGCTATGCCATTACAGCAAGCCACTGTTTACAATGCAGTTGTGGGCCTGGGAGTCTCAA TTTGTACTGCCAGCCTGCTTCATTAGCAGTTTCATGTTCGAGCATGCAATGTAGAAACAGTAACCTCATGGTCGGGAACGTTACAGTTCAGCAGAGTGGTGGTGGTTGCAATGTCACTTCTTGTAACTATGGTGGTTTTGTGAATGGAAGCATCGTCTCAAC GTTGTCTACATCTCTTCAGCCCCGTTGCCCAG GTCCACAGAAATTTCCACCACTTATAGCCCCACCTACCTCAGTAATCCGTGACACAATGTTTGCACCCGCACCTGCTCCCGAGTCAGATGGTTCTATTGGTGGGATACCCAAGTCACCTTCAGTGTTACCCGGGGTGCTTCCAGCAGGATTGCCCCCCATAGGTAGCCCTGCTGGGATTGCTTCTGATGCCTGCTCACTGATCAATCCATTGGGCAATTTCCCAACCGCGGTTCTGCTACTTTTGTATGTCAAGTTCCTGATTGCCATCTTATGA